One genomic region from Cucumis melo cultivar AY chromosome 9, USDA_Cmelo_AY_1.0, whole genome shotgun sequence encodes:
- the LOC103503900 gene encoding putative F-box protein At1g65770 isoform X2 yields the protein MDDAGVPWSELPPEIWPAVGKHLHTYIDVLRFRSVCRSWRSSLPPFTQTSPPLPLRFPSPYISANLSVDAFLSQTIIYRLAPLNHEPSPNVSSSSSPPPRNGRLVKVEKSELGKMRFLHPLSKQIIRCNLEDLSQGHNELNLLDLRMDELAVSYSLKYSDTTCVPGISKIVVFPNSSGSDVKDCTIIAVFECGKLGFARSGDEKWTLIDEQNFHYDDVIVYNQQYYTVDRWGTVFWIDSSMRLVQFSPPLIGLGHHKHLVECGGELLVIDRFLDKERHFQPAIAAVDDAEQQQHHFMIPVQRPPYSSLPKAVDFKAYKLDQEWGTWVELKNLGNRSIILGNDCCFSIEASEFEGCKKNCVYYTDVTEDAFSKRSRSRVFDVEGKRIGNILGYPGRMIGIFNTPPIWLSKSIPPLKDILFGSTHRHEN from the exons ATGGACGACGCCGGAGTACCCTGGTCGGAACTCCCCCCGGAGATCTGGCCAGCTGTCGGAAAACACCTCCACACCTACATCGACGTCCTCCGATTTCGCAGCGTTTGCCGCTCATGGCGCTCCTCTCTTCCTCCTTTCACCCAAACATCTCCTCCTCTTCCTCTCCGATTTCCTTCTCCATACATCTCTGCCAATCTATCCGTCGATGCCTTCCTCTCCCAAACCATCATCTATCGTCTCGCTCCTCTCAACCACGAACCAAGCCCCAACGTTTCCTCTTCGTCTTCTCCCCCTCCCCGGAACGGCCGTCTAGTGAAGGTGGAGAAATCGGAACTAGGTAAGATGCGGTTTCTTCATCCTCTGTCCAAGCAAATAATCCGATGCAACTTGGAAGATCTTTCGCAAGGACACAACGAATTGAACTTACTGGATCTTCGAATGGACGAATTGGCCGTATCTTATTCGCTCAAGTACAGCGATACCACTTGTGTTCCTGGAATCTCTAAAATCGTTGTATTCCCAAATTCCTCTGGATCAGACGTTAAAGATTGTACCATAATCGCAGTGTTTGAGTGCGGGAAGTTAGGGTTTGCCAGATCTGGTGATGAGAAATGGACTCTAATCGATGAACAAAATTTCCACTACGACGATGTAATTGTCTACAATCAACAGTACTACACAGTCGATAGATGGGGAACGGTTTTCTGGATCGATTCATCAATGCGATTAGTACAATTTTCTCCTCCTCTGATCGGTCTCGGCCACCACAAACACCTAGTGGAATGCGGCGGCGAACTTCTCGTAATCGATCGGTTCCTCGACAAAGAGCGTCATTTTCAACCCGCAATCGCCGCCGTGGACGACgcagaacaacaacaacatcaTTTCATGATTCCAGTTCAACGGCCACCTTACAGTTCATTACCAAAAGCAGTTGATTTCAAAGCTTATAAGCTGGATCAAGAATGGGGGACATGGGTGGAGCTGAAGAATTTGGGAAATCGATCGATTATTTTGGGGAACGATTGTTGTTTTTCGATCGAAGCATCGGAGTTTGAAGGATGCAAAAAGAATTGTGTTTATTACACGGATGTGACAGAGGACGCATTTTCTAAAAGAAGTAGGAGTCGTGTGTTTGATGTTGAAGGAAAAAGGATTGGAAATATATTGGGATATCCTGGACGGATGATCGGGATCTTCAACACGCCGCCGATATGGCTCTCGAAATCTATTCCTCCATTGAAG GATATCTTGTTTGGTTCTACACATCGCCATGAAAATTAG